The nucleotide window tgacatggcatgttatgcataagtatatgatgacatgttgcttggatttttaaatccaagagtttctatcaatatggcatattgatagggggagtttgtttaaactccgggagttaaggttaactccgtcatcaagtggttgtcatcataaaaaaaggggagattgttgaatctagtattttgatgatgaaaccacttgatatatgtttatgttttaatctgcgttttgagtgacgcaggatacttcgatcaggatgagacaattaaagcaggaaaaatcatgttgtgctagaggaacatgttagaagattagacatcgggccggtggatcgatcgacgtatcgacagaaggcttcgggccgtggactcgggcatcgggccaagatgagtgggtattgtgccaaagatatcggagttgcggagtcaactagacaattgggcaataggccgcaggagaggacgatgcgccgaagaatcggacgaagcatcgatggaccaatgacatgccggacaacttggttaattgcttaggattaattatctcgatcgaagttttattttacatgtgcaggattaactacgatggaagtaagacatgcagcaggagttgttccagagtcaagactatgatcacgttgggagttcgagagttcgacggaagtccggacggtcgtcggaggttctatgggaacaaatccgagaagtccaggagtttgccaaaagaagcttgtcggaactcgccaagtggatcgtcgcaagtccaggagtttgccggaagtccgttggagcatcgccgaaggttcgtcggatgttcgctggaagaagcgattgacgcatcagagcaagttgtagtaaatgtcttaagaaatgttgtagttagcacgtagattaagttaggaatgggaggtgaaatcattaacttaatctgggggcaattgggcccttgatagacccaaattgggccgaatgaatcaaccaattcggaccaaaattcctgctaggcggtggcaccacccaagagagggtctcccaggaaagctaggcggtgcaaccgccctaggcaggcggtggcaccgcttgagctcatccttacaggtataaaagctaaccctccttgATCAGGAAAAGAGGACACTCAACTCCCCTTAACTCCACAACACTGACTTAAACTTCAGAGGGGTCAAGTTCGGAAATCCCCCTCGCGacctcgacctttgtgcaggaacTAGTAACGAAGCAATAGCAATCCATCTAGGGAGAACCGCGCTCAGGAGACGACGCTTGGACCTAACCCAACCCAATGTCGACGTGACCCGAGCATCCGCGTGGGCAACCTTACACATCCGGGATTGGACCGAGCCGTGCTGACACCTCGACCACGgcgtaaaggttcaccaacaCTACCTaacctaattaaaattaattaaatctaaATCTGGCCCGTTTAAGGTGATTCTAGAATTGTTCTATAAAGATTGGACATTGGTCCGTTAGATTCTAATTGAATTAAGTTTGATTTAAGTCAATTGGATTATTCTAATTAGAGTTATAATTGTTTGAGAACTATCGAGGGATTGATATcttatgtttttatgatttgataaacttaaaagttttatctgaacgtgttatttaaaaataataataattattttttattttttttagattaagtttatgatattaatATGATTGTTACTATATAGTATatgttgctagttataggtgccctgcaagctaatcacgtgagtgatgcaacgtgtgacttgacatgtagtctttttgcttattattattatttgatatgttatcactttatattgcttattgtttaaatatattgtgatgtccatggatctgtgtaataggaatcggatcatgatgaaatcatgataatgaaattgattcgcctttaaacacatattctaaataatcctggttataggttactcgagagggacatcgagataatcggataaactggtgtgctgtatactcatccatatgatggatgcagctggtctcatagctgcttgtgtggcgaCACTAGGGATacggtacaggtgctcattagagaatgagttcactgattgatccgcttacggaatgttggatggttgatgatgtcttattgtcaaacagcgattttgTAGtatcagtggtgtatctggtcattagacttaagaaaccaaggatgtcatgtatgactactctactctttgatacctgaCTTATAGCTATGTAGGTTCCAGATCTATACAACCGACCATCGGGAGTGATaactaaccttacgaggactattgagtgtcgatagaggatcatccgctcttggtatcatgagaggaatatcacatgtgttcttgttcaaacaaatccttagccagggtcattcggattgagagaaaaagagtttttcgggagaatatgattaaagcgagactcgagtagaaaccgtatgggtctgatagtatcatgcctagtatacggtctctaggatattatatagttgagggactataggtgcacggtaactgaggatagataggtccaatggattggattctcctgtatcatctggggactacgacatagtggcctagtacatctgcaatcaatgagttgagtgaattattatgaagataataatttactaagccagaaggagttctgacatatatgactcatggctagcttgatattaggcctagagggtcacacgcatatggtaggcgttgcgatgagtagaggttcggatatgagatatccgctggagcccctatcttattagatatccaataaacccctgaattattggatcctatagatgagatataataagagccaatgagagattattgaatagagatatactaatctaataggcttgggtagttggatgaaaatccaatactcaatagggcatgacccattagggttaagttgacaagggacctctataactaggagggaactaatggttcataggccaaagctttttgggttgcctctcctattcttctccccttctcctcctcagatagtaggcttggagaatTGAGGATCATCATCGTagctctgctgtgtggatcaccgatagagatgaggacgcttgacctccttcactctctcctacatatctatagggattcaaggatatacgatctccctaggtaacacaatctttcatatacgtagtaaGTTTCgtagtttttgcgcaccaatcttcgcatgatgataaatacatctttggaaaatttagaattttatttttaatgtttttccgctgcgcatgtgatgtcgccccctaagatttcccaacatatgtGACTATACTAATGGTTTACATTGGAAGTGCAATATGTGAAAAGAGCTATGGGCTCATCATAGTGTAATGCAACCATTAGACATAGTCTAGTAGATCATAAATCAAACATAGTTCCTATATCATAAATCAATTCATAGATCATAAATCAAACATATGGGCTCATCATAATggttatcataatattttttttaaatgtatACATGAATCAATATAAATGAATGATTATGATTGTTTATGTATCTCTATCGAGGGCAGGGCAGGTAAAGTAATTTTCTTTAGGGATTAATGAGCCATTAGATGTGACAGTTAAACGGTTCTTCCATCCACTATTGAGAAGAATGTGTGCGATATGGATTCTCTCATCAACTGTTGGGAAGATCCAACCCGTGAAGCATACGTCTCCATTTACTATTGGGAGAGTTCACCGTCGGATGTTATATATGTTTTTATAGGATATGGGTTCTCTTTATCAATTGTCGTAAGGATCCAACCCGTGAAGTATACTTCGCCATTCACTATCGAGAGAGTTCGCTATCGGATGTTATATGTGTCTTTATTATTTGACGGGTATGTATGTCATCGAAATGTATTACATATACATGACGTATGATTTTATTTACCatataagaattatcattattttttaatacatgagTTTTGATattcatatttattattttatattaaattatttaatatttatatattttataaatattaaaattatttttatatttttaaagattCACACTAGTATACGATGTTACTTATGTATTTTAATCTTatatgtatttttaaaataatctattattttataataaatctaaAACTTAAGTAAAAGAAACCTTTTCGTCCCTTAAAAGATCCTACCAAGCAGATGtattttttctaataaaaaatatttattattataaaataaaattttaaatttaaaaataaattttttttgtaaattataaatattaaaataataatttctttttataaatctcgGATGTGACACTATTCATGTTATTTGAACACACCAAGATCCCTTATCCAAATCAATAGAATCATGCAACATCATGTAAAGtagaagagcaagactcgatcaaTAAATCTTTCTACAACAAAATACTATAAACGATTTCTCACTCGACTTTATACATCATTGTAAGACCTCACGTAAATCATCAGACCGGAAACTATTCCATTTTACTCGCAAACACAAAACAAAGACACCAAGAAAAGAACCACCTCATTATTGAACATGACTTTGCAGCTTTGTATATATGACTTGCTCGTAAAACCTTCTGGTCCTGCCAAACAATATCAATGCAACAACGGTGCCGAAAAGGCTGACAGATGCCATTATTAGAAATGATAACATGAAGCAGTGACGGCCGATGCAGTCATGAATGTCCGATGATGAAGTTGATGACTCCATGTCATATATGTACCCCACCACTCTTACAGAGAGGATATAAGATCCAAATGGGCTTGCAATTGCAATGGTGTTGAAGATGGTACCGAAATGTTGTAGCCCAAACAATTCAGATGTGATGCTGGGCATAAGTGACCACTGAGAACCATAACAGATGCCAACCAATACAGATCCCACATATAGAGAACCAGGAAGGCCAGTGGCAATGACTGCATGGCCTACACTCATGACCGCAAGGGTTAGAGAGATGAACAAGGGCCGCGCCCAACCTTTACGACGCAGGAAGTAATCAGATATATAGCCGCTGCCAAAACGACCGAGGAAGTTCCATATGCTCCAAAGAGAAACCAAAGTACTTGTCTCCAAGCTTGTGTATCCAAGAGAGCCTCCTATCTGACTGATGTTGTTTACTGTGGCCAATCCTGACCCCATGCCGCATGCCATGGCTGAGAACAGCAACCAGAAGTCACATGTCGACATGGCCTGTGTTATACTGAAGTTTTCGCCCCTCTGCAGCAGGATCAGATCTCCATTTGATGGTTCATGCCCAGAACCACAGGCCAATTTGTTTGATGCGGTAGGATCATGCTGCACACAGGTTCTATCTGCTGCTACTCGGTCATATGTTCGCTCTTCTGGAGCTCCTTCTAGATTATCTTCCATTAATCTGGTCCTTTCATGACAAGAACTTTCTCCAAGTGCCTTTGCTTCGATCATCTGAGCTTTAATTACAACAGCAGTTGGAGAGATGAGCATCATCATGAGAGCAGCAAACATCAGGATATGGGCTACTGATCCTATTCTTAAGACGCACTCCCCAATTATAACAAGCATAAGATAACCAGCAACAGTTACAGCTATGAGTGAAAAAGCATCAAGAAATTTCTTCTCAGAACCACCATTTCTGTGGTGAACTTTTACGTAAGGCATTAGTAGTAGTGTGAGGAAAGTTGGCAACAGCGCAAGCATCAGTATAAAAGAGCTTGGGTTGCCATCAAACATTGTCTGATATATTTGAATAAGAATAGCTCCACTTAGACCCAGAAAACCCTACAAGGACAAATTCTCTCTATTAGACTACAGAGATGCTGCCAGTAATAGAATCAGACACCACTTATGCCCTTAAAATACAAAGTGCAGAGAAGTAGgataataaaattaaatctaaCAAATACATTGCATACGTTAGAGCTTGCCATTCCCAGAAAAGAAGTGTTTTTACAGCTTAGAGCATCAACACAATATTGTATTCAGAGAAATTCAAGCTGTGCATGGATGTTGTTCATGCTAAAATTGGTAAAGTGAACCATCAAAGA belongs to Musa acuminata AAA Group cultivar baxijiao chromosome BXJ3-5, Cavendish_Baxijiao_AAA, whole genome shotgun sequence and includes:
- the LOC135585707 gene encoding uncharacterized protein LOC135585707 isoform X2, giving the protein MMHEGAMGVASSADAAARRSKWAAMAASTWIQCASGGSYCFGVYSPMLKSSQGYDQSTLDSVAFFKDVGANIGVLSGLLISSRAGHGRTWVVHLVGAAQCFVGYLLMWLSVTGCVPRPAPALMCLYMLLAAHAQTFFNTANVVTAVENFPDSRGTVIGIMKMIEAKALGESSCHERTRLMEDNLEGAPEERTYDRVAADRTCVQHDPTASNKLACGSGHEPSNGDLILLQRGENFSITQAMSTCDFWLLFSAMACGMGSGLATVNNISQIGGSLGYTSLETSTLVSLWSIWNFLGRFGSGYISDYFLRRKGWARPLFISLTLAVMSVGHAVIATGLPGSLYVGSVLVGICYGSQWSLMPSITSELFGLQHFGTIFNTIAIASPFGSYILSVRVVGYIYDMESSTSSSDIHDCIGRHCFMLSFLIMASVSLFGTVVALILFGRTRRFYEQVIYTKLQSHVQ
- the LOC135585707 gene encoding protein NUCLEAR FUSION DEFECTIVE 4-like isoform X1, which encodes MMHEGAMGVASSADAAARRSKWAAMAASTWIQCASGGSYCFGVYSPMLKSSQGYDQSTLDSVAFFKDVGANIGVLSGLLISSRAGHGRTWVVHLVGAAQCFVGYLLMWLSVTGCVPRPAPALMCLYMLLAAHAQTFFNTANVVTAVENFPDSRGTVIGIMKGFLGLSGAILIQIYQTMFDGNPSSFILMLALLPTFLTLLLMPYVKVHHRNGGSEKKFLDAFSLIAVTVAGYLMLVIIGECVLRIGSVAHILMFAALMMMLISPTAVVIKAQMIEAKALGESSCHERTRLMEDNLEGAPEERTYDRVAADRTCVQHDPTASNKLACGSGHEPSNGDLILLQRGENFSITQAMSTCDFWLLFSAMACGMGSGLATVNNISQIGGSLGYTSLETSTLVSLWSIWNFLGRFGSGYISDYFLRRKGWARPLFISLTLAVMSVGHAVIATGLPGSLYVGSVLVGICYGSQWSLMPSITSELFGLQHFGTIFNTIAIASPFGSYILSVRVVGYIYDMESSTSSSDIHDCIGRHCFMLSFLIMASVSLFGTVVALILFGRTRRFYEQVIYTKLQSHVQ